Proteins co-encoded in one Nitrospira sp. genomic window:
- a CDS encoding DUF5615 family PIN-like protein, translating into MKLYLDEHIPRALEALLTEHGIDCLSSHAAGMLGVSDNEQLAFASREHRAILTFDRKDFVKLAALWQETGRTHAGILLSKEVPLPELLRRLRRFFRRHRQTDLTNQVLWLPTSREPDLL; encoded by the coding sequence ATGAAGCTGTATCTCGATGAACATATTCCTCGCGCGTTGGAAGCCTTGCTCACCGAACACGGCATCGATTGTCTCTCGTCCCACGCCGCAGGAATGCTTGGCGTCTCTGACAATGAACAATTGGCGTTTGCCAGCCGCGAGCACCGAGCCATCCTGACATTTGACCGGAAAGACTTCGTGAAGCTTGCAGCCCTCTGGCAAGAAACCGGCCGGACCCATGCGGGCATTCTTCTTTCCAAAGAGGTTCCTTTGCCGGAGCTCCTTCGCCGCCTTCGTCGATTCTTCAGACGACACCGACAGACCGACCTTACCAACCAGGTCTTGTGGCTCCCCACTTCCAGAGAACCAGATTTGCTTTAG